Proteins from one Scyliorhinus canicula chromosome 24, sScyCan1.1, whole genome shotgun sequence genomic window:
- the LOC119956731 gene encoding maestro heat-like repeat-containing protein family member 1, producing the protein MKVEAWIRAILGLCSDSNELVRLRVIASLQELSRTKRKRVLLFLRKFLTEHQSLPLLQRITLLKSILMIVKDNTAHLGRPLSKKIISLALIEMTKLASVTDVHRETAGNLLLTLGNGFPTEVFTELQSMVHRQIPANFYVVLTLANLCYEKVCCIVPLLKPVLEIMVFTLRVETCERMKWVFCYAFGLFSKSILIYITNTEKDPHPPMRKNVFYNEFSTAYDILFHFWLNVKESKVSMAVVEAIGQICTLLPNDKLENELPMLIPTVLSMYQNTSSDLSITKGLCGILHNAMERDSKMLMIHLEFLLLILHQQICLVMDQPINPVSEVLQSKLLCCFKLLTPAFIDQIIKFLLLELEINDERIQLGTLATLNHLIYNVPSCLEVQKNQILNSLALPILTNSNRVKEMLAQVIYTMASHNYLELERGVEVIEFIIEQCALPTEQNKQSMDFSKKRKEFGKVVTDKDVKRQYEELVEKLTTTLNIDNLLWPLLLEFVIPIRYTNALATVCSSLVYLGTKKQEAGATEFVLNYEEHVNLPNRQALLTRLLTVSSSPNEGNGRGAHALSLLQVLGINVHPAAVKVWDKELPILINYLQESSGNHLPQDEWEERLLLLLSQTLQEIEDEVWIVQLSDVMSKYIHRSHPSPQQKGFLYKCLGIVVQLVQNPEVVKKKLHEMLQIVQHDEDLEREGVAIGFGHCARTHMDIALATLKECSKLNILKKTASFYQIMKDQGSIEIIKVRSTLILCYGYLIWHSPKQFILPRLETDILQNVLNHFNMKILGMRVQVRDATMKLSLIKTVTLMARAILSTEDHPRYKLARKAELVTYMQDFIKAEPRDTMRMLIRKAAIDGCASLILLEPLLDDHTELVKVCLSSVFSLPPLESNSVIESRGINLAERQKLYNETLVSLEELLKQFLRFDLTPDGLHFLLKNLMGWIESRKNYERERSLGTTLNLLTFYLEEADINGEGPSHNFASNIGRIVLRCSDPSLVVRETAIECLYLLLYIQLRFEGFSRDHRDMEVEHLKSIKDGLKDTNSEALYRVCTDIGKVLSKCTPQDQVDALLISVSKGLTDMQSNGSCIASIVMNVLIRKCGPLLVDVPGIIKVLYRQLQSITEAQVTHAVIHSVSILASQNVLMILPYLLKYQIPFQTYMGEVWRSLLSDNTLATTSVKYLLDNLKLLCDDRKECLAQMVARQTTQQSFAVVCALHAMICSPESERVINVLYSQLFTTVLIYLSSIVQVCFSRDFPRILSERKAFSLPEEPGDRDVWNYAVEILQALLASGRKEDSNIAIEEGWDLIKTPERHHEGVMLLASTMASCAVPHLISIVEQLMPFLVNVHERQRITVAAFFAELLNHSVMLELSLTDTLVGSLLRCLMDTSPGVQRLAVRGLGNVAIGTSRRIEKYSTKLLSAMIAVSQKYSKANNPIAVEAMSSTSKILSQLQENYTGCILMDVALAIEPFFEHTQDKLRVAAFTALGELIRFGQSQPNPVLTEHIHSTLISLLLHLSDDCNEVRKACQSVLGLMSPIITSESLSKMLQELSLATLDYERCLCSISKHISRDLPHRVVYYIIKCATFFRNAQPTIRANAVTLLGFLMYNAAPDYSTLFSADPICEEVNALLSDPVKRVQLKAAVAIRYLYMY; encoded by the coding sequence ATGAAAGTGGAAGCCTGGATCCGTGCGATTCTCGGCTTGTGTTCCGACAGCAATGAGCTGGTTCGGCTGCGAGTCATCGCGTCCTTGCAGGAACTGAGCCGTACGAAACGGAAAAGGGTTCTACTCTTCCTTCGCAAGTTCCTTACCGAGCACCAGAGCTTGCCACTGTTGCAACGCATCACTTTGCTGAAGAGCATCTTGATGATCGTGAAGGACAACACGGCGCACTTGGGCCGTCCGCTGTCAAAAAAGATCATCTCGTTGGCTTTGATCGAGATGACCAAGTTGGCTAGCGTGACAGACGTCCACAGGGAGACTGCCGGTAACCTCCTGCTCACTCTGGGCAATGGTTTCCCCACTGAGGTTTTCACTGAGCTGCAGTCAATGGTCCACCGGCAAATCCCAGCCAATTTCTATGTGGTGCTGACACTCGCAAACCTGTGTTACGAGAAAGTGTGCTGCATTGTCCCTTTGCTGAAACCCGTATTGGAGATAATGGTCTTTACGCTGCGCGTGGAAACATGCGAGAGAATGAAGTGGGTGTTCTGTTATGCCTTTGGCCTGTTTAGTAAGAGCATTCTGATTTACATCACAAACACAGAGaaggacccccaccccccaatgagGAAGAATGTGTTCTACAATGAGTTTTCCACTGCTTATGACATCCTTTTCCACTTCTGGTTGAACGTCAAGGAGTCCAAGGTGAGCATGGCAGTGGTGGAGGCGATCGGGCAGATCTGCACCCTGCTACCCAACGACAAACTGGAGAACGAGCTGCCCATGTTAATCCCAACTGTCCTATCCATGTATCAAAACACATCGAGCGACCTTTCTATCACGAAGGGTCTCTGTGGCATTCTGCATAATGCCATGGAAAGGGATAGTAAAATGTTGATGATCCATCTGGAATTTCTACTCCTCATTTTACACCAACAGATCTGTCTTGTGATGGACCAGCCCATCAACCCAGTGTCTGAAGTGCTACAAAGTAAACTCTTATGCTGTTTCAAACTTCTCACTCCAGCATTCATTGACCAGATAATAAAATTCCTTCTGCTGGAGCTGGAAATCAATGATGAGCGAATCCAACTGGGAACTCTGGCTACACTGAACCACTTGATCTATAACGTCCCATCATGccttgaagttcagaagaatcaaATACTGAACAGCTTGGCATTGCCCATTTTAACCAACAGTAACAGAGTGAAGGAGATGCTGGCCCAGGTAATATATACCATGGCCAGTCACAATTACCTAGAGTTGGAGAGAGGAGTGGAAGTGATCGAATTCATAATCGAACAGTGTGCGCTGCCCACTGAGCAGAACAAGCAATCTATGGACTTCAGCAAAAAGAGGAAGGAGTTTGGCAAAGTGGTCACCGACAAAGATGTCAAGAGGCAGTATGAAGAGTTGGTGGAAAAACTGACCACAACATTGAACATTGACAACCTTCTCTGGCCATTGCTATTGGAGTTTGTTATTCCAATAAGGTACACTAATGCCTTAGCTACGGTCTGTAGTTCCTTAGTGTATCTTGGGACAAAGAAGCAGGAAGCTGGAGCCACAGAGTTTGTCCTGAATTACGAGGAACATGTAAATCTTCCGAATCGTCAGGCGTTGCTGACACGGCTGCTGACTGTGTCTTCATCTCCCAATGaggggaatggccgaggtgctcaTGCTCTTTCCTTACTGCAAGTCTTGGGTATTAATGTTCACCCTGCCGCAGTAAAAGTGTGGGACAAGGAGCTCCCTATTTTAATCAATTATCTCCAAGAATCTTCGGGCAACCATCTACCTCAGGATGAGTGGGAGGAGAGACTGCTACTCCTTCTGTCCCAAACCCTGCAGGAGATTGAAGATGAAGTGTGGATTGTCCAGCTGAGCGATGTGATGAGCAAGTACATTCACAGATCCCACCCTTCACCACAGCAGAAGGGATTTCTCTACAAGTGTTTAGGGATAGTGGTGCAGCTGGTGCAGAACCCGGAAGTGGTGAAGAAGAAACTTCACGAGATGCTACAGATTGTCCAGCATGATGAAGATTTAGAAAGGGAGGGCGTTGCTATTGGATTTGGCCACTGTGCGCGTACCCACATGGATATTGCCTTAGCAACGCTGAAAGAGTGTTCAAAgctgaatattttgaagaagaCAGCAAGCTTCTACCAGATAATGAAGGACCAGGGAAGCATTGAAATAATCAAAGTGAGAAGCACCCTCATATTGTGCTATGGATATTTAATCTGGCATTCACCTAAGCAGTTTATCCTACCCAGATTGGAGACTGACATTCTACAGAACGTTCTTAACCATTTCAACATGAAGATTTTGGGGATGAGAGTCCAGGTCAGGGATGCAACTATGAAGCTAAGTCTGATCAAGACGGTAACCCTCATGGCCAGAGCGATCCTATCCACGGAAGATCATCCTCggtacaaattggccagaaaggCGGAGCTGGTGACCTACATGCAAGACTTCATCAAGGCAGAGCCAAGGGACACGATGAGAATGCTCATTCGCAAAGCTGCCATAGATGGATGTGCGTCCCTGATACTGTTGGAGCCTTTATTAGATGACCATACAGAATTGGTTAAAGTGTGCCTGAGCAGTGTTTTCAGCTTACCCCCTTTGGAGAGCAACAGCGTCATTGAAAGCAGAGGCATAAATCTGGCCGAGAGGCAGAAGCTTTACAATGAGACATTGGTATCTCTGGAGGAGTTGCTGAAGCAATTTCTACGTTTTGACCTGACACCTGATGGTCTTCATTTTCTCCTTAAAAACTTGATGGGTTGGATAGAATCCAGAAAGAACTATGAACGAGAAAGATCATTGGGGACCACCTTAAATCTGCTGACGTTTTATCTGGAAGAAGCAGATATTAATGGTGAGGGCCCTTCCCATAACTTTGCCAGTAATATTGGACGCATAGTGCTCCGGTGCTCTGATCCATCGCTCGTTGTAAGGGAGACCGCTATTGAATGCTTGTATCTATTGCTTTATATACAGTTACGATTTGAAGGGTtctccagagatcacagagatatGGAGGTGGAACACTTGAAATCCATCAAGGACGGGCTAAAAGACACCAACAGTGAAGCCCTCTATCGTGTGTGCACTGATATCGGTAAAGTCTTGTCTAAATGCACGCCTCAAGACCAGGTGGACGCTCTACTCATCAGCGTTTCTAAAGGACTTACTGACATGCAATCAAATGGCTCCTGCATTGCTTCTATTGTCATGAACGTTCTCATCAGGAAATGTGGTCCTCTGCTGGTTGACGTTCCTGGAATAATCAAAGTACTGTACCGTCAGTTACAGTCAATTACAGAGGCACAGGTGACACATGCTGTGATACATTCTGTCTCAATTCTGGCTTCACAGAATGTGCTGATGATCCTGCCCTATCTCCTCAAATACCAAATCCCATTCCAGACGTACATGGGCGAGGTATGGAGGTCCCTACTGAGTGACAACACACTCGCCACAACCTCTGTGAAATACTTGCTGGATAATTTAAAACTGCTGTGTGATGACAGGAAAGAATGCCTTGCCCAGATGGTGGCAAGACAGACAACACAACAATCCTTCGCTGTGGTCTGCGCCCTGCATGCAATGATATGCAGTCCTGAATCAGAAAGAGTAATAAACGTTCTGTACTCCCAGTTGTTCACCACGGTTCTGATTTATCTCAGCTCCATTGTGCAGGTGTGTTTCTCCAGGGATTTTCCGAGAATTCTGTCTGAGAGGAAAGCCTTCAGCCTGCCTGAAGAGCCTGGTGATAGAGACGTCTGGAATTACGCTGTTGAGATCCTGCAGGCTCTCCTGGCAAGTGGGAGGAAGGAGGATTCGAACATTGCAATAGAGGAAGGTTGGGATCTGATCAAGACCCCAGAGAGGCACCACGAAGGGGTAATGCTGCTGGCCAGCACAATGGCCTCATGTGCTGTACCTCACCTGATAAGCATTGTGGAGCAACTCATGCCCTTCCTTGTTAATGTCCACGAGAGACAGCGAATCACGGTGGCTGCTTTCTTTGCCGAGCTTTTAAACCACTCGGTGATGTTGGAATTGTCCCTCACCGACACTCTGGTGGGAAGCTTGCTCCGGTGCCTGATGGACACTTCTCCCGGCGTCCAGCGGCTCGCTGTGAGAGGCTTGGGGAATGTTGCCATCGGAACCTCTCGAAGGATTGAAAAATACTCCACCAAATTGTTGTCTGCCATGATTGCGGTGTCGCAGAAGTACTCAAAGGCCAACAATCCAATCGCGGTTGAGGCCATGTCAAGTACTTCAAAGATCTTGAGTCAGCTGCAGGAAAATTACACAGGTTGTATTCTGATGGATGTGGCTCTGGCGATCGAACCCTTTTTTGAACACACACAGGACAAACTGAGAGTCGCAGCGTTTACCGCCCTTGGGGAACTGATTCGGTTTGGCCAATCTCAGCCCAACCCTGTGCTGACGGAACACATTCATTCGACGCTGATCAGCTTGTTGCTGCATCTCAGTGATGACTGTAATGAGGTGAGGAAAGCTTGCCAATCGGTTCTGGGCTTGATGAGTCCAATCATCACCTCAGAAAGCCTCAGCAAAATGCTTCAAGAGCTCTCATTGGCCACGTTGGATTACGAGCGATGCTTATGCAGCATCTCCAAACACATTAGCAGGGACCTGCCACACAGAGTCGTTTACTATATAATAAAGTGTGCCACCTTTTTCAGGAATGCGCAACCGACCATCAGGGCCAATGCTGTCACGTTGCTGGGTTTTCTCATGTACAACGCGGCGCCAGATTATTCCACGTTGTTTTCCGCAGATCCCATCTGTGAAGAGGTCAACGCTCTGCTATCTGACCCGGTGAAACGTGTCCAGCTCAAAGCGGCCGTGGCGATACGGTACCTCTACATGTACTGA